The genomic window TGAAAGCCATCTTTCTGATTGACAAGAAACGCCAACGACTCAGCCTCTCCATCATCCAAGTCCGCAAAGTAGCTCGGATCGAACTGAGCCTTGAAAGACTCGACATCAGCCTGAGCAACATCGAAAACAGTGATGGATTGACTGGCGATGTCGTTGGACAGGTCTATGTCACGGCCCCAATCGTCGTCCTGCACTTCGTGGTACTTTGATTCACGATTGGCAACAATTCCTGAGAGATGCACATCACATCGGTCAACGATTGTGGACCAAAGTTCGAGTTCGTGAAGCTTGATCACCACGCCAGCATCAAGAATCAGCAATTTCAACTTCGGCATTCGCCTCGTGCTCCATGCCTGCATAAATTTCCGTTTCGACGATTTTCATCGCGGCCCGGCGTGAGATCCCCATGTATTTCGCAAACACGCCGGTGCCAATCATTCCCTTCTCGATGGCCTCACGCGCAAGAGCTTCAAATCGCATGGGGCGAGTTGGTGGAGTTTCGTCCCGGCGGCGTTCCCAAAGCTCAACCTTGCCGTCGATCTTCGCAAGCATTTCCACAGCCTTTGGCTTTTCGATCAGCTTGTTTGACACCATCTGCCAAACTAAAGCCTGCACCGAAACATCGAATTGCCGAGCGATCTCGAAGAGATCATCAAAATCCAGACTCTTCTTTCCGTTGCGTTGCGAAGCGACGGACAACTTGAGCGGCTCTGGCGGAACCAGAAGACTGCCCGCAAAACAATTCGCCAGCTTCTCCTCATGATCACTCGCGAGAGAAGCATTCTCGCCAACCCGGAAAATCTTCCACGTCAGCAAATGAAAGAGCTCGTGCGCCAAGTCGAAGTTGCGACGCCAGCGAATATTGTTGCTGTTTAACAAAATCGCAGCACCATAACGCTCATCCAGCGTGCATGCTGCCGTCCCCGAAGGCTCAAAGGGAAGGTGAAACACCTTCACACGGCATACTTCCTCGAGAACACGAAGCAGCGTGCCCCCAGGACGTTCGCCAAGCGAATGGCTCTTACGGAAATCATGCGCCAAACGCTCTGCGTCTGAGTAACTAAACGGCTGATTGCCACAAGATGCCAACGGCAGTTTGCAAAGCGTCGGATTCCCAGCGCACTGCTCCAAGCGTTGGTACTGACCCGCCAGCTCGATTAATTGCAGTTCGATCTGCGCACCACTATCTGCAGGCTTCTGTCGCCAAAGCACGACCTCCTGCTGAGGGTCACCTGCTTCGTAGAAGAGATCAGGTCGTCGACGGACAGCTTCCGCAATCTGGACCATCTGCAACGCTGACGGACCACGTTCGCGGCCGTCGCTCTCTAGCTCGGAAATCGTTGAAATTCCTATTCCCGTGGCTTCCGAGAGCTGTTTCTGGGTCATCCCAGCCGCTTCTCGAGCCCACTTTAGCCGCGTGCCAAAGCTCATGTGATGCCTCTCTGTTTCTGGTTTTCTGTATTGTATCTCTCAATATCGTCAAGGGCAACACGAAATGTTCTGGATTTCAGAACACGGCCCTACAGGCTTCCAGCAGGAGGCGGGGACGCAAGGAGTCCTCGCTGACTCGTTGGATCAATGCACACCTTTCCGAATCCAAAGTCAAGAAAGTCCCGTTACTTTCTTAAGAGCTTTGCCGAACAGCGGGTAGTTGTGCTTCACCCCGTCGTCGAGGTCGATCTCGATCTTTTGCTGGGCGAGGGGGAAGAGTGTGTCGCGTTCGTATTCTTCGAGTTCTTTGAGTTGTTTTTTGATCGCCGTGACTTCTTTGAGGGCTTTGGCTTTCTCGGCCGTCGTTGAGCCGCCGCTGTCGGCGACCATTTGTTGGTGGTCGCGGCGGTGGGCCAGCTTATCGCGGAAGTCGCGGAGGTATTGCAGCACGCTGCTGACCGTGTCGGGGCGGTAGCGGTGCATGTAGATCAGAGCGTTGAAGGTGCCTTTGGGGCTGCTGAACAACCAGTAAATTGGCCGCTTCTTGTAGAGTTTGACGTGATGGTTGTAGAACTCTTTGAGGAAGTAATCGCGGATTGTCTTTCGCTTGCGACCGGTGTTGTTCTCGGGATAAAGAGCGTCTTCGAGAAATTGCAAGTTCTCCGCGTAGTGCTCGGTGCCGAAGGTGACCTTCAAGAATTCTTTGAAGCGTTCGCTGATGTCATCCGTGAACCAGTCGCCATCGAGCATGGGAATGACATTGTCGTCATCAGGACAGAACGTGCATGCTGCCTTGCACTCTTCTAGCCGAGAATCGTCGTACTCCCCTTCCAATCCAAAATCCAAAATAGTCAATCCAAAATACTCGCGAAGCGAATCGCCTTGATTGGCAAGGATCAGTCCCGGTTTGTCCAGCGAGTAGCGACCCAACATGCAGCCCACCGCGTAGCTAATGAACTCTCGCATCGTGTCCGCAAGAAGAAGGGCTTCAAGCTCCTCTTCGCTTTTGTCTGAGCCGTAGCGAAAGGCTGGATTGCAGGTCAGCGTTACCTGTTCGTGAGATGTCTCAGGCGTTAACTCATCTTGCAGGCGGTATGCATCAATGAGAAGGCGATTATTCTCTCGCTCCAACTCTGCGAGCTGACTAACGTTGTCGCTCCACCTGCCACGGAGGGCCTGATATGCGTCCTCAAGGAGTCTAAGCTCAAGCCTCTCATCAAATAGCGGTAACGTTGCGAAGTCCCAAGCAACCTCGTACGCGTTCCAGTCATTCTTAACCAGCGCAATGGAGGCGTCGATGGCATCTTCAATGTCGTCAAATACTTCCTCTACTTCAGGAAGAACTGGAATTGCCTTGATGTTCTCAACCTGAAAATTTAAAGAGGCGTTCAAAGACTTCATGAAGAAGAATGAGAGCTTCGAGCACAATAAACCTGTGAAGCACTTTCGCTTTCGATCCGAAGTCGTAAAGGCGGAGGAGCCTCCAACGTCAAAAATGAATCCGGGGTCTGAGTACCGGACTCCAAAATAGAGCCCAACGAAGGACCAAGTAATTGAAGGATGAAAGTAGAATTGCTGGTTTTTCAAAACCCATACTTCAATTAGCTTATCCCATTTTTCCTCTGTGAAACCTTCCGCATAGTCGCGATCACGATACTTTTCTTTTACGACGCTTTTGAGGCGCTCGCCACCGCTTTCATAGTCAACGACATATTCGAGATTTCCGTACCACTTTCTAAACGCCCCGCCTTTGTTGTACGGAAACCATCGTGCTCTACTCTTGATTGACTCTTCCAAAGAGCTACAAGCGAATCCAATTCGGCATAGTGATACTTCATGCCACAATCGCAAGAAACGCTTATTGTCGGTCGTAGCCATACCAAGCCGAACATCCAGATGCTCGCCCACAGGTACGCCGGTTTCAAATATCTGTCGTGTTCTTTCACTAACCCAATAGGCAATCGGTGCCCCTTCAATAGCTGAAAAGCGATCCTGAGAAGTGACGTAATATTCGGAATTGGCTTTCTTTTCCAGAAACACGGCCTGCTTATCTGCTGACTTGGGAGCAGAATTAAGGTCGTAGTAAACGCCATGACTTCGTTTTGTGGTCTTTGTTAGCGAAAAAGCACAAGCGAGTGCGAACTTCGAGTTTAACTCTGGAAAACTGTTGAATCCTATGTGAACAAGTGAGTTGATGTTGCTTGATTCGAGCACTTCTGAACGCATATCGCAGAATGATGATAAGAACATCCAGTTCTGAATCGTTACGAGAGCCGCAATGCCTCCCTCAACAACCGTCTCTAATGACCTTTCGATGAAGATTCCAAATAAGTCTGCCTTGTTTTTTGGATGAACGTCGCGAGTCCAAGCGACTAGGCGACGATTCATACCGTTCTTGCCCATGTAGGGCGGGTTTGCGACGACGACGTGATACTTGGGACTCAGATAATCGGCCTGCCGCAGCGCCTTGAGCACTTTCTGGTGAACGCCCGCAAGGAACAGGTCTTCGCCCATCTGTTGAAGCGCGAGTAACTCCAGCACTTCGCTCACGTCCGTCACCAGTGGACGGATCAGCGAACCAAAGTTGTCCGCTTCCTCCCACTGATTCACGACTCCCTGCAAGCCGTCGCTGAACAGGTCGCGACCGACCTTGTCCATGTAAGCCGACAGGTCTTCGGGGTCGATTTTGACGTTCTCCAGCACGCAGATGTTCGGCTGCACGACTTTGCCGCCGGTGAGGAAGCGACGGTACTTTTCCCGCGCCTTCATGGTGAGCGCAAACGCGGCCAACGCTCCGGCTCGCTGGTCGATCTCGATGCCGTACAGATTGTGGGTCAGGATCAGTCGCGGGATGTCGGTCGCCTGATAGCCTTGCTCTTCGTAAATCGCGTACAGCAGATCAAACGCATACGTCAGCATGTGACCGCTGCCGCAGGCCGGATCGCAGATTTTGATTTCTTCGGGGCTACTGATCTGCAGGAAGTCGGTCTCCGGCTCTTCCGGTTGGATGTAGTAGTCCATCTGCTCGGCCAGCCGCGAGCCGGGATGGTTCAGCATCCATAACCGGCCCAGCGAGTTCTCGACGAGGTAACGCACGATCCAGTGCGGCGTGAACAGCTGCGTCGCCGACGGGATGTTCTCCGGCGTGATCTTCTTGCCCTTCTTCAAGGCCGCAAAGACATCGTCTTTCTTTTCCGAGATGTAGAACTGGTACAACCAGCCGATGACTTCGACCGATTCGTCGGTGTAATCGGGGGAGCTGTTCGCCGGCAACAGGGCTTCCCGCGTGTACGTCGGAATCGCGCTGCCGGACAGTAAGTCATCAGGCAACAGCAACTCCGTGTAATCCGAAATCTTCTCGAACAGGAACGGCATCAGTGAGTGATAGTGATTGCAGGCCGCGACCAGCAACAGTCGATAGGCCTCGCCCTGCGGATCGTCACTCGGATCGGTCCCATCCAAAATCCGCAGCACTTTCTCCCGCGTCGCCGCCGGCACCATCTCGTCATCGACATGCCCCGCCTTTGCCTCGCCCAGAATCTCCGGCAAGAACTGCCCTTCGGCCGGCGAGAGGATGCCAATCTTGGTGTAGCGATTGACGTCCATGTAACGCAACGCACAGAACCGGTTGAACCAAGTGTAGGCCACCATCTCGATCGTCTGCGGCTTGCCCACCTCAGCGATCTTGGCTTCCAAATCCGCGACCGCTTTAGCATTTTCCCGGCGCGCAAGACTCCCCTCCGCCAGGACGGCTTTCATCTTGGTGCCAACCTGTTCGATCAGTGACTTGCGAGCGAACGAGGCGAATTTGCGAAGCTTGGTGGTTTCCATGTGCGGATTTTGGATTTTCGATTGGGGATTTTTGGTTGGTTGGGGGCGCGTGTTTTGCGGATCCTCGCTTGCGCGTCGGGTTGGTGACCTTGACCCAGGTCATGTTTGAATCCTCTTTCCATCATTGATCGCTTGCATCATCGCCTCGCGAAGCCGGTCGATATAAGCATCAACGTCGACCGCCGACTGCAAATAGGGCTTTTCGAAATTGACCTCAAGATGATTGAGCCCGATGAATTCGATGGGTGGCTTCCATTCCGGTTTGGGATCCCCATCCTTCGGTTCGTCTTTTGGGTCGGGCTTGGGGGCAGTCCACTGCGTGACCTTGCCAAGAATCTCGGTGTAGGACTTGTTCTCGAATTGCGTGGCGGCTTCGCGGACGACGGCGATGATGGGTTGCGTCCGGATTTGATCGACCGTGCCTTTCACGATCGCGTCGATTTCACCGCGTTGTTCGGTCGTCAACGTGTCGTAGCCGGGAATCGCTTGTAGTTTCTTGACTCGCGACGTCACCGCTTCCTCCGCCGCAGCACGGGCATCTGTGGCAAGTGTTTCGAGCCGTGCTTTCAGCGAGTCGACGAGCGAGCGGACCTGTTGCATCGAGTTGCCGGCGTAGCACTTCGGGTCGGCCAGAATCTTCTTGAGTTCTCCGGATTCATCGCCGTCGAGGTACCCGAAGTTGGTTTCGTTGCGCGCGAGAAACTGCTTTGCCTCGGCAAAGAGACTGGCGTTGGGACCAGACATGAACCGCCGAATCGGGTCGAGCAAGTCTTCTTTCGTATCCAGTAACCGATCCCGGTGACCATCGAACTCAGCCAGGAAAAACTTGTAGGACTTCTTGCCTAGCTTTTTGAACTCGTCGATCGGTTCGGCCAGTACCCCCAGAAACGGATAGTCACTTGCCTTGGCGGCAAGATCGCGCAAATCGTCGCACAACGACACAAACGTTTTGGCAGTTTCGGTGCCGAGTGCCTTGGCCTCGTTGGCTCGCGGCGGCTCGTCAAAGAATTGTTCGTGGAATTCACGCAGCGCACGCGTCTGACTGGCACTGAAGTCAACCTGTGGCTCCAGCACCATGTTGCCGAATTTACCAGTATTCTTCAGATGAGCAAGCAACGAAGCGCCGTCGAGCAATTGGCCGTCGTTGCGGACTTCGACTTTGCCGCGTGCGATCAACTTAGCCAGGATGCACTGAATTGCCGGCAGCGGCCATCCATAGGGTTTGGTTTCAAAGTCCTCGACCAACTTTTTGACGGTTGGCCGGATGCCTTTGTTCACGCTCAGGGTGATCGAGCTGAGCATCTCGCTTTCCGGTTCGGTGATGACGGCCGCGTCGTTACCGAACAGCCCATCACTGGAGTGGTTCAGGCATTCTTCGATTTGGGCTTCGGTGAAGGTGACGCCACGAAGCATCCGTAGGTTGGTATAGGTTTGCTCGACGAGTGTCTCAAACCCGTCGTGCAGCCGCAGGCCGGGATCTTCCTTGGTCGATTCGACTTCGCTGCCGGCGACAAACATCAAAGCCTTGCCCATCAAGGCTTTGACGTGTTCGACGAGCTGCCGTTCGCGATCCTGGTTAGCGGTCGTCTTGTTGCCCAGAATCCGCTTGACGTTTTCCTTTTTGGCCGTTTGATAGTTTTGACCGACGTACTTGGCGGTTTGTTTCATCAACGTTAGGTCACGCATCAGGCGAGCGTCCGCTGGCAACATGACGGTGACTTCGTTTCGACCGATGTAGGCCATTTTGACTTGGTCGGGATTGTCGCAGTGCTCGTGGAACGGGCTGATGACGTGAACGCCAAGCTCGTATTCCCGGCCGTACATTTTGTCGTCCAGCTTTCGCGTGAACGAAAAGTCTCGCTTGTTGGGTTCGTACCGGAGCTTGCGACCTTTGAGCACCTTTTCAAAAATGATTTTGTGCAATTCATCGGCAACTTCGCTGGAGT from Roseimaritima ulvae includes these protein-coding regions:
- the brxC gene encoding BREX system P-loop protein BrxC codes for the protein MQLRQIFEYKIDRPIEGVIKADDDAELKTEVEEYVFTDEIERRLDDFLEAYTNYQNANGVWLSGFFGSGKSHLLKMLALMLSGRQVDGLDVGQTLRDKVKDTMLAGRIDKALAIPSESILFNIDQKADVISKKDVDALLAVFVKVFDEKCGYYGKQGYIAHFERHLDQDGLLQPFREAFEKHAGMPWETGRERVLRVGSHIDKAFADVTGETVAGVIGKHKDDYKLSIEDFAEQVKTYIDSKEASHGKDFRLNFFVDEVGQYIADNTKLMTNLQTIAESLATKCRGRAWIIVTAQEDMTNVIGEMTKEQSNDFSKIQARFANRMKLTSTNVAEVIQKRLLLKTEDGEKHLQPIYEKEANNFRTLFEFADGQKYRNFQDEEHFFNCYPFIPYQFELFQLAIRGLSTHNAFEGKHSSVGERSMLGVFQEVAIAIADDQIGKLATFDLMYKGISSALKSHLLSVRAAEKNLDNPLAIKLLKVLLLVKYVKEFKASVHNLSVLMIESFDQDVGKLHQDVEEALNLLENQVYIQRSGDYYEFLTDEEKDVEQEIKNTEVDSSEVADELHKIIFEKVLKGRKLRYEPNKRDFSFTRKLDDKMYGREYELGVHVISPFHEHCDNPDQVKMAYIGRNEVTVMLPADARLMRDLTLMKQTAKYVGQNYQTAKKENVKRILGNKTTANQDRERQLVEHVKALMGKALMFVAGSEVESTKEDPGLRLHDGFETLVEQTYTNLRMLRGVTFTEAQIEECLNHSSDGLFGNDAAVITEPESEMLSSITLSVNKGIRPTVKKLVEDFETKPYGWPLPAIQCILAKLIARGKVEVRNDGQLLDGASLLAHLKNTGKFGNMVLEPQVDFSASQTRALREFHEQFFDEPPRANEAKALGTETAKTFVSLCDDLRDLAAKASDYPFLGVLAEPIDEFKKLGKKSYKFFLAEFDGHRDRLLDTKEDLLDPIRRFMSGPNASLFAEAKQFLARNETNFGYLDGDESGELKKILADPKCYAGNSMQQVRSLVDSLKARLETLATDARAAAEEAVTSRVKKLQAIPGYDTLTTEQRGEIDAIVKGTVDQIRTQPIIAVVREAATQFENKSYTEILGKVTQWTAPKPDPKDEPKDGDPKPEWKPPIEFIGLNHLEVNFEKPYLQSAVDVDAYIDRLREAMMQAINDGKRIQT
- the pglX gene encoding BREX-1 system adenine-specific DNA-methyltransferase PglX, coding for METTKLRKFASFARKSLIEQVGTKMKAVLAEGSLARRENAKAVADLEAKIAEVGKPQTIEMVAYTWFNRFCALRYMDVNRYTKIGILSPAEGQFLPEILGEAKAGHVDDEMVPAATREKVLRILDGTDPSDDPQGEAYRLLLVAACNHYHSLMPFLFEKISDYTELLLPDDLLSGSAIPTYTREALLPANSSPDYTDESVEVIGWLYQFYISEKKDDVFAALKKGKKITPENIPSATQLFTPHWIVRYLVENSLGRLWMLNHPGSRLAEQMDYYIQPEEPETDFLQISSPEEIKICDPACGSGHMLTYAFDLLYAIYEEQGYQATDIPRLILTHNLYGIEIDQRAGALAAFALTMKAREKYRRFLTGGKVVQPNICVLENVKIDPEDLSAYMDKVGRDLFSDGLQGVVNQWEEADNFGSLIRPLVTDVSEVLELLALQQMGEDLFLAGVHQKVLKALRQADYLSPKYHVVVANPPYMGKNGMNRRLVAWTRDVHPKNKADLFGIFIERSLETVVEGGIAALVTIQNWMFLSSFCDMRSEVLESSNINSLVHIGFNSFPELNSKFALACAFSLTKTTKRSHGVYYDLNSAPKSADKQAVFLEKKANSEYYVTSQDRFSAIEGAPIAYWVSERTRQIFETGVPVGEHLDVRLGMATTDNKRFLRLWHEVSLCRIGFACSSLEESIKSRARWFPYNKGGAFRKWYGNLEYVVDYESGGERLKSVVKEKYRDRDYAEGFTEEKWDKLIEVWVLKNQQFYFHPSITWSFVGLYFGVRYSDPGFIFDVGGSSAFTTSDRKRKCFTGLLCSKLSFFFMKSLNASLNFQVENIKAIPVLPEVEEVFDDIEDAIDASIALVKNDWNAYEVAWDFATLPLFDERLELRLLEDAYQALRGRWSDNVSQLAELERENNRLLIDAYRLQDELTPETSHEQVTLTCNPAFRYGSDKSEEELEALLLADTMREFISYAVGCMLGRYSLDKPGLILANQGDSLREYFGLTILDFGLEGEYDDSRLEECKAACTFCPDDDNVIPMLDGDWFTDDISERFKEFLKVTFGTEHYAENLQFLEDALYPENNTGRKRKTIRDYFLKEFYNHHVKLYKKRPIYWLFSSPKGTFNALIYMHRYRPDTVSSVLQYLRDFRDKLAHRRDHQQMVADSGGSTTAEKAKALKEVTAIKKQLKELEEYERDTLFPLAQQKIEIDLDDGVKHNYPLFGKALKKVTGLS
- a CDS encoding helix-turn-helix domain-containing protein, whose translation is MSFGTRLKWAREAAGMTQKQLSEATGIGISTISELESDGRERGPSALQMVQIAEAVRRRPDLFYEAGDPQQEVVLWRQKPADSGAQIELQLIELAGQYQRLEQCAGNPTLCKLPLASCGNQPFSYSDAERLAHDFRKSHSLGERPGGTLLRVLEEVCRVKVFHLPFEPSGTAACTLDERYGAAILLNSNNIRWRRNFDLAHELFHLLTWKIFRVGENASLASDHEEKLANCFAGSLLVPPEPLKLSVASQRNGKKSLDFDDLFEIARQFDVSVQALVWQMVSNKLIEKPKAVEMLAKIDGKVELWERRRDETPPTRPMRFEALAREAIEKGMIGTGVFAKYMGISRRAAMKIVETEIYAGMEHEANAEVEIADS